In Acetobacteraceae bacterium, the DNA window GGCCATTTTCTGAATAGGATGAGCTATACCATTTATTTTTTGTAGGCCTCTACGTCAGAAGGGGTGGGGGGATAGGTAATTTGTGTTTTTCCAAAAGCTTTTGGTAATGGGGTACTTTCTTGCGTAGCAGAAAGAAATTCCCCCTTTGTTTTAATGACGGTGATGTTTGCATCATCAAGCTGCAGTTGTTTAATAGTATTTAGACTTAATCCAGCAGCATTATAACTGATCGCAGATCTGCTATATGCGCCAGCGGCGGTCGCTGCCAATCCTCCTCCTAAAGAATGTCCTGTGTAAGATACAGATTCAGCATAATCAGACTCTTCTAGAAAGTTGGCAATTTTTTGAGCCTGTTCATAGTAAGAAGATTTTAATCCAAGAGCTTGTTTTCCGTTGTTGCACCAATCTGAAAGACTTTCTGTTCCTTTGAAGGCAACCAACGGCGCTCCGATAGGACCATTGGCTATATCTTCATTGGTATAAATAGCCGCTCGAAAATCACTATTTTTAGGTTCAATCAGCTCTTTAGTAAGCCCAAAAGCTTCTAAATCTTTATCTGTTGCATTGCGATAGCCTGGTGGTGCAATACGGTCTTCAGGAGCTTTATATGCTTCTTGACTGGCTAAAGCGTTCACTTTGTATGTTTGAAGAGTTTTCTTCTCTTCAAATAACTTTT includes these proteins:
- a CDS encoding DUF2974 domain-containing protein, with the protein product MTTIICKKLFEEKKTLQTYKVNALASQEAYKAPEDRIAPPGYRNATDKDLEAFGLTKELIEPKNSDFRAAIYTNEDIANGPIGAPLVAFKGTESLSDWCNNGKQALGLKSSYYEQAQKIANFLEESDYAESVSYTGHSLGGGLAATAAGAYSRSAISYNAAGLSLNTIKQLQLDDANITVIKTKGEFLSATQESTPLPKAFGKTQITYPPTPSDVEAYKK